A single window of Paenibacillus sp. SYP-B4298 DNA harbors:
- a CDS encoding globin-coupled sensor protein, translating to MSRINVTPEREKQLKYTGIGEDDLKLLEDYRPVFEQVVSEVVDRFYERVEQVPHLRELIGRFSTLERLKGTQRDYWLSLTDGMIDSAFIDNRVRIGQVHSRIGLTTDWYLGTYMIYLDIATQVFARVLPGEWQRILFTVSKMFNLDSQLVLEAYQREEQLALQGLANNQQMMLEAVTSAVQELAGMIVQLDTSTKSIAQTAVATAEAQESSHQLLGELKGEIEQIAEMGSLIKGISDQTHLLGLNAAIEAARAGDHGRGFEVVANEVRKLAANSRVALNEIQERLDSIEHKVSSVRSESEKTSVQARKQAASSEELAVFVQMIDKVSKELEELKK from the coding sequence ATGTCAAGGATAAATGTTACTCCAGAGCGTGAAAAGCAATTGAAATATACCGGAATTGGTGAGGATGATTTAAAGCTGCTGGAAGATTACCGCCCCGTATTTGAGCAGGTGGTGTCTGAGGTCGTAGACCGCTTCTATGAAAGGGTAGAGCAGGTTCCCCATCTGCGCGAGCTGATTGGTCGGTTCAGTACGCTCGAGCGGCTGAAGGGGACACAGAGGGATTACTGGTTATCCCTAACGGATGGCATGATTGACTCCGCATTTATAGATAACCGGGTAAGAATTGGACAAGTTCATTCCCGAATCGGCTTGACGACAGATTGGTACTTGGGTACCTATATGATCTATCTGGATATTGCGACCCAGGTGTTTGCGCGGGTGCTGCCCGGTGAATGGCAACGGATTCTGTTCACAGTGAGCAAGATGTTCAATCTGGACTCCCAACTGGTGCTGGAAGCTTATCAGAGAGAGGAGCAGCTTGCGCTGCAGGGTCTGGCCAACAACCAGCAGATGATGCTGGAAGCCGTCACCTCGGCAGTCCAGGAGCTCGCGGGAATGATTGTACAGCTCGATACGAGTACCAAGTCCATCGCCCAGACGGCGGTTGCGACGGCAGAGGCGCAGGAGAGTTCACATCAGTTGCTTGGCGAGCTGAAGGGAGAGATTGAGCAGATTGCCGAGATGGGCTCGCTAATCAAGGGGATATCCGATCAGACGCATCTACTCGGTCTGAATGCGGCGATTGAGGCAGCACGGGCAGGCGATCATGGACGAGGATTCGAGGTTGTGGCCAATGAGGTGCGCAAGCTGGCGGCTAACTCAAGAGTAGCGCTAAATGAAATTCAGGAGCGTCTTGACTCGATAGAGCATAAAGTGTCCAGTGTACGTTCCGAGTCAGAGAAGACAAGTGTGCAAGCCCGCAAGCAAGCGGCCAGCTCTGAGGAGTTAGCTGTGTTTGTGCAGATGATTGACAAGGTCAGCAAGGAACTGGAGGAGTTGAAAAAATAA